One window from the genome of Palaemon carinicauda isolate YSFRI2023 chromosome 24, ASM3689809v2, whole genome shotgun sequence encodes:
- the LOC137618392 gene encoding uncharacterized protein has translation MENPSVVINEVLCNVPQAVQGSLPNSSALKKTIRRKRNQISASLPNPVDLNHLAIPDEYSTYETEPNQKEDFLLKDSGPSEDRILLFGRRSWLQHLVSAEVWYVDGTLKIAPTLFSRVYIVMAQKIRGAIPVLYALLPNKRKVTYSRLFKMIKECQPTVNPKSVVCDFEIAAFLATKENFPQVELKGCFFHLSQNM, from the coding sequence ATGGAAAACCCAAGTGTTGTGATTAATGAAGTTTTATGTAATGTTCCCCAAGCGGTGCAAGGATCACTCCCGAATTCGTCGGCTCTAAAGAAAACTATTCGTCGGAAACGGAATCAGATTAGTGCCTCTCTGCCAAATCCAGTTGACCTAAATCATTTAGCAATCCCTGATGAATATTCGACCTACGAAACAGAGCCAAACCAGAAGGAAGATTTTTTATTAAAAGACAGTGGTCCCAGTGAAGATAGAATTTTGCTATTTGGAAGGAGAAGTTGGTTGCAACATTTGGTATCAGCAGAAGTTTGGTATGTAGACGGAACACTCAAGATTGCTCCCACGCTATTTTCTCGGGTGTATATTGTAATGGCTCAAAAAATCAGAGGTGCCATTCCAGTGCTTTATGCTCTATTACCTAACAAACGGAAAGTTACATATTCAAGgctatttaaaatgataaaagaatgtcAACCAACAGTAAACCCGAAATCGGTTGTATGTGATTTTGAAATTGCAGCATTTTTGGCAACCAAGGAAAATTTTCCGCAAGTCGAACTAAAAGGGTGCTTCTTTCACCTTAGCCAAAACATGTAA